The Rhodopseudomonas palustris genome window below encodes:
- a CDS encoding pirin family protein — protein sequence MIELRPFDKLGGADHGWLKARHHFSFASYYDPDNMGHGALRVWNDDEIAPNTGFPPHPHRDMEIITYVRDGAITHEDSLGNRGRTEAGDVQVMSAGSGVRHSEYNLEPGTTRIFQIWIEPTQGGGQPTWGSKPFPKADRSGKLVTIASGIKGDNDALPIRADARVLATTLKAGESAEYAVDKARHLYLVPAAGSVEVNGVRVGARDGAAIRDESRLTITALEDSELVLVDAA from the coding sequence ATGATCGAACTTCGTCCCTTCGACAAACTGGGCGGCGCCGACCACGGCTGGCTCAAGGCGCGGCATCACTTCTCGTTCGCAAGCTATTACGACCCCGACAACATGGGGCACGGCGCCCTGCGGGTCTGGAACGACGACGAGATCGCCCCGAACACCGGCTTTCCGCCGCATCCGCATCGCGACATGGAGATCATCACCTATGTCCGCGACGGCGCCATCACCCACGAGGACTCGCTCGGCAACCGCGGTCGCACCGAAGCCGGTGACGTCCAGGTGATGAGCGCGGGCTCGGGCGTGCGGCATTCGGAATACAATCTGGAGCCCGGCACCACCCGGATCTTCCAGATCTGGATCGAGCCGACGCAAGGCGGCGGCCAGCCGACCTGGGGCTCGAAGCCGTTTCCGAAGGCCGACCGCTCCGGCAAGCTCGTGACCATCGCCTCGGGCATCAAGGGCGACAACGACGCGCTGCCGATCCGGGCCGATGCGCGGGTGCTCGCAACCACGCTGAAGGCCGGTGAGAGCGCCGAATATGCCGTCGACAAGGCGCGGCATCTGTATCTGGTGCCGGCGGCGGGCAGCGTCGAGGTCAACGGCGTGCGGGTCGGTGCCCGCGACGGCGCCGCGATCCGCGACGAATCCAGGCTGACGATCACCGCGCTCGAGGATTCCGAGCTGGTGCTGGTCGACGCGGCGTAA
- a CDS encoding LysR family transcriptional regulator encodes MTKLPDFEALAIFAKVVELRSFAATAAELALSKATVSKAVTRLEARLGARLFNRTSRRLALTDAGTRLAERAAQLLADGEAAESEALAQSAAPRGLVRLAVPMTFGVKVIAPLLPDFLAAYPGVSIDLHLSDAMVDLIGEGFDAGVRIASLPDSSLVARRLCAMPRYTVASKAYLAQHGRPTHPMHLAEHRCFGYAYLSTPNVWTYTNAAGEQASVRPSGPLRVNNGEALLPAVIAGLGIADLPEFIVGDAIAAGDVEVILQGWRQREGSVHLVMPPGGPRPARVEALAAFLADRLAQKRRPPR; translated from the coding sequence ATGACCAAGCTGCCGGATTTCGAAGCGCTGGCGATTTTCGCCAAGGTCGTCGAACTGCGTTCCTTCGCGGCCACCGCGGCCGAACTGGCGCTGTCCAAGGCGACGGTGTCCAAGGCGGTGACGCGGCTCGAGGCCCGGCTCGGCGCCCGGCTGTTCAACCGCACCTCGCGCCGGCTGGCGCTGACCGACGCCGGCACACGGCTGGCCGAGCGCGCCGCGCAATTGCTGGCCGACGGCGAGGCGGCGGAGAGCGAGGCGCTGGCGCAGTCGGCCGCGCCGCGCGGCCTGGTGCGGCTGGCGGTGCCGATGACGTTCGGCGTCAAGGTGATCGCGCCGCTGCTGCCGGACTTTCTCGCCGCCTATCCGGGAGTCTCGATCGATCTGCATCTGTCGGATGCGATGGTCGATCTGATCGGCGAGGGCTTCGACGCCGGCGTGCGGATCGCCTCACTGCCGGATTCGTCGCTGGTGGCGCGGCGGCTGTGCGCGATGCCGCGCTACACGGTGGCATCGAAGGCCTATCTGGCGCAGCACGGCCGCCCGACCCATCCGATGCACCTCGCCGAGCATCGCTGCTTCGGCTACGCCTATTTGTCGACGCCGAATGTCTGGACCTACACCAATGCGGCGGGCGAGCAGGCGTCGGTGCGGCCGTCCGGTCCGCTCCGGGTCAACAATGGCGAGGCGCTGCTGCCCGCGGTGATCGCCGGTCTCGGCATCGCCGATCTGCCGGAATTCATCGTCGGCGACGCCATCGCTGCCGGCGACGTCGAGGTGATCCTGCAGGGCTGGCGGCAGCGCGAAGGCTCGGTGCATCTGGTGATGCCGCCTGGCGGGCCGCGGCCGGCGCGGGTCGAGGCGCTGGCGGCGTTCCTCGCCGACCGGCTGGCGCAGAAGCGCCGCCCGCCGCGCTGA
- a CDS encoding protein-disulfide reductase DsbD domain-containing protein, whose product MIAIVPLRAALLSALLVVSTIGGARADDASPWVGEAHSAVRLLAGSRSGAVLLGGIAFQLQPGWKTYWRTPGDSGVPPRFDFSKSDNVEAVTILWPAPTAFPDGAGGTSLGYKSQVVLPLRIVAKNADKPVTLRAAISYAVCEKLCVPVEANPELAFNNVASTQDGALAAAIDTVPVPANVGDPNPVTIRDVVMRGDTEVWVDVVAPPASNVSLFVEGPTPDWALPIPKRTPNAPEAVQRFTFPLEGLPPGAHAEGAALKFTLVAPDKSYEFNVNLN is encoded by the coding sequence ATGATCGCAATCGTTCCGCTCCGCGCGGCCCTGCTCTCCGCTCTCCTCGTCGTCTCCACGATCGGCGGCGCTCGCGCCGACGATGCCTCGCCATGGGTCGGTGAAGCGCACTCGGCGGTGCGGCTGCTCGCCGGATCGCGCAGCGGCGCGGTGCTGCTGGGTGGCATTGCCTTCCAGTTGCAGCCGGGGTGGAAAACCTATTGGCGAACCCCGGGCGACTCCGGCGTTCCGCCGCGGTTCGACTTCTCCAAGTCCGACAATGTCGAGGCGGTGACGATCCTGTGGCCGGCGCCGACGGCGTTCCCCGACGGCGCGGGCGGCACCTCGCTCGGCTACAAGTCACAGGTCGTCCTGCCGCTACGCATTGTGGCGAAGAATGCCGACAAGCCGGTGACGCTGCGCGCCGCGATCAGCTACGCGGTGTGTGAGAAGCTGTGCGTTCCGGTCGAAGCCAATCCCGAACTCGCCTTCAACAACGTCGCCAGTACGCAGGACGGCGCGCTCGCCGCAGCGATCGATACCGTGCCGGTCCCGGCCAATGTCGGCGATCCCAATCCGGTGACGATCCGCGACGTCGTGATGCGAGGCGATACCGAAGTGTGGGTCGATGTCGTCGCGCCGCCGGCCAGCAATGTGAGCCTGTTCGTCGAAGGCCCGACGCCCGACTGGGCGCTGCCGATCCCGAAACGGACTCCGAATGCGCCCGAGGCCGTGCAACGCTTCACGTTTCCCCTCGAAGGTCTGCCGCCCGGCGCCCATGCGGAAGGCGCAGCGCTCAAATTCACGCTGGTGGCCCCCGACAAATCCTACGAGTTCAACGTCAATCTGAACTGA